A window of the Pseudomonas sp. B21_DOA genome harbors these coding sequences:
- the dapA gene encoding 4-hydroxy-tetrahydrodipicolinate synthase, translated as MIAGSMVALVTPMDAQGRLDWDSLSKLVDFHLKNGTHAIVAVGTTGESATLDVEEHIAVIKAVVKQVAGRIPVIAGTGANSTREAVELTRNAKAAGADACLLVVPYYNKPTQEGLYQHFKHIAEAVDIPQILYNVPGRTSCDMQAETVIRLSTVPNIIGIKEATGDLNRAKAIIDGVSKDFIVLSGDDPTAVELILLGGKGNISVTANVAPREMADLCEAALKGDADTARAINEKLMPLHKDLFIEANPIPVKWALVEMGLMHEGIRLPLTWLSTPCHETLRSALRQCSVLV; from the coding sequence ATGATTGCGGGCAGTATGGTGGCACTGGTCACTCCCATGGATGCACAAGGGCGTCTTGACTGGGACAGCCTCAGCAAACTCGTGGACTTCCACCTCAAGAACGGCACCCATGCCATCGTCGCCGTCGGTACCACCGGCGAGTCGGCCACCCTTGATGTAGAAGAGCACATCGCCGTCATCAAAGCCGTGGTCAAACAGGTTGCCGGGCGCATTCCGGTCATCGCCGGCACCGGCGCCAATTCGACCCGCGAAGCCGTCGAGCTGACCCGCAACGCCAAGGCCGCCGGCGCCGATGCCTGCCTGCTGGTGGTTCCTTATTACAACAAGCCGACCCAGGAAGGTCTGTACCAGCACTTCAAGCACATCGCTGAAGCCGTCGACATTCCGCAGATTCTCTACAACGTTCCCGGCCGCACCTCCTGCGACATGCAGGCCGAGACGGTGATTCGCCTGTCCACCGTGCCGAACATCATCGGCATCAAGGAAGCCACCGGCGATCTCAATCGCGCCAAAGCGATCATCGATGGCGTGAGCAAGGATTTCATCGTGCTGTCCGGCGACGATCCGACCGCTGTCGAGCTGATCCTGCTGGGCGGCAAAGGCAACATCTCGGTCACCGCCAACGTCGCCCCGCGCGAAATGGCTGACCTGTGCGAGGCCGCGCTGAAGGGCGACGCCGATACCGCGCGCGCAATCAACGAAAAACTGATGCCCCTGCACAAGGACCTGTTCATCGAAGCCAACCCGATTCCGGTGAAATGGGCTTTGGTCGAAATGGGCCTGATGCACGAAGGCATCCGCCTGCCACTGACCTGGCTGAGCACCCCTTGTCATGAAACGCTGCGCTCGGCCCTGCGCCAGTGCAGCGTCCTGGTTTAA
- the bamC gene encoding outer membrane protein assembly factor BamC, which produces MKRMAGLSALALIISSTSGCGWVWGPEGYFRDRGSDYLQAQQTAPMQLPPDVSTAKRLDPLLPIPRNVADDTATGEYVVPRPQPLSAVADATDYSLQKSGDTRWVVAQHPPAEVWPVALQFFQDNGFRLDEQRPQTGEFTTTWQHSDELSASMAKRLSAAGIASDSETRVRVRIEPGVQRNTSEIYVVSAERPAGSTADVAFTNRSVNTGLDAALVDDMLASMSRTSEKGGSVSMLASRDFDAPSRVSLSEDGSGNPVLNVGTDLDRAWSSVGRALEQGEWRVEDINRSLGLYYINLAEKAEKKDDKPGFLSSLFGSAPSKEEVEARAERYQVRLSKVGENIQVTVEKNINTVAPADVARKVLSVIQDNLG; this is translated from the coding sequence ATGAAGCGAATGGCCGGACTTTCCGCACTTGCCTTGATTATCTCCAGCACCAGTGGCTGCGGATGGGTCTGGGGGCCGGAAGGTTATTTCCGCGACCGTGGAAGCGATTACCTGCAAGCGCAACAGACTGCACCGATGCAATTGCCACCGGATGTGAGCACTGCCAAGCGTCTCGATCCGCTGTTGCCGATCCCGCGCAACGTGGCCGATGACACCGCGACGGGCGAATACGTTGTTCCGCGTCCTCAGCCGCTGTCGGCGGTTGCCGATGCCACTGATTATTCGCTGCAGAAGAGCGGTGATACGCGTTGGGTCGTGGCCCAGCATCCACCGGCCGAAGTCTGGCCAGTGGCGCTGCAGTTCTTCCAGGACAACGGTTTCCGTCTGGATGAACAGCGTCCGCAGACCGGTGAATTCACCACCACCTGGCAGCACTCCGACGAGCTGTCCGCGTCGATGGCCAAGCGCCTGAGCGCGGCCGGTATCGCCAGCGACAGCGAAACCCGCGTGCGCGTGCGCATCGAGCCGGGCGTGCAGCGCAACACCAGTGAAATCTACGTGGTCAGCGCCGAGCGTCCTGCTGGCAGCACGGCCGACGTAGCCTTCACCAACCGTTCGGTCAACACTGGCCTGGACGCTGCGCTGGTCGACGACATGCTCGCGAGCATGAGCCGCACCTCCGAGAAGGGCGGTTCGGTGTCGATGCTGGCCTCGCGTGATTTCGACGCGCCAAGCCGCGTCAGCCTCAGCGAAGACGGTAGCGGCAACCCGGTGTTGAACGTCGGTACCGATCTGGACCGCGCCTGGTCGAGCGTCGGCCGTGCGCTGGAACAGGGCGAATGGCGCGTTGAAGACATCAACCGCAGCCTGGGCCTGTACTACATCAACCTGGCCGAAAAAGCCGAGAAGAAAGACGACAAGCCTGGCTTCCTCAGCAGTCTGTTCGGCAGCGCGCCGAGCAAGGAAGAAGTCGAAGCCCGCGCCGAGCGTTATCAGGTTCGCCTGAGCAAGGTGGGCGAGAACATCCAGGTCACCGTCGAAAAGAACATCAACACCGTCGCACCTGCCGATGTCGCGCGTAAAGTGTTGAGCGTGATTCAGGACAACCTGGGCTGA
- a CDS encoding phosphoribosylaminoimidazolesuccinocarboxamide synthase, with translation MEKREELYRGKAKSVYKTDDADRLILLFRNDTSAFDGKRIEQLDRKGMVNNKFNAFIMQKLEAAGVPTQFDKLLGDNECLVKKLDMIPVECVVRNYAAGSLVKRLGVEEGMKLNPYTFELFLKDDAKGDPFINESHVVAFGWGTAEQLARMKELSLKVNEVLSKLFDDAGLLLVDFKLEFGVFSDGSIVLGDEFSPDGCRLWDKDTKKKMDKDRFRQGLGDVIEAYEEVAARLGVPL, from the coding sequence ATGGAAAAACGTGAAGAACTCTACCGCGGCAAAGCCAAATCGGTTTACAAGACCGACGACGCTGACCGCTTGATCCTGCTGTTTCGCAACGACACCTCGGCGTTCGACGGCAAGCGCATCGAACAGCTCGATCGCAAAGGTATGGTGAACAACAAGTTCAACGCCTTCATCATGCAGAAGCTCGAAGCGGCCGGCGTGCCGACCCAGTTCGACAAACTGCTGGGCGACAACGAATGCCTGGTGAAGAAACTCGACATGATCCCGGTGGAATGCGTCGTGCGTAACTACGCCGCCGGCAGCCTGGTCAAGCGTCTGGGCGTCGAGGAGGGCATGAAGCTCAACCCGTACACCTTCGAACTGTTTTTGAAGGACGACGCCAAGGGCGACCCGTTCATCAACGAATCCCATGTCGTGGCGTTCGGTTGGGGCACCGCCGAGCAACTGGCACGCATGAAAGAACTGTCGCTCAAGGTCAACGAAGTCCTGAGCAAACTGTTCGACGACGCCGGCCTGCTGCTGGTCGACTTCAAGCTTGAATTCGGCGTGTTCAGCGACGGCTCCATCGTCCTCGGCGACGAGTTCAGCCCGGACGGCTGCCGTCTGTGGGACAAGGACACCAAGAAGAAGATGGACAAGGACCGCTTCCGTCAGGGCCTCGGTGACGTCATCGAAGCCTACGAAGAAGTCGCCGCTCGTCTGGGTGTACCGCTTTAA
- the rcnA gene encoding nickel/cobalt efflux transporter RcnA: MPDFAQLLQQGGANAWLYFPSAVLLGALHGLEPGHSKTMMAAFIVAIRGSVKQAVLLGLAATLSHTAVVWLVAIGGMYLGAGLDAQTTEPYFQLASAALIIAIALWMLWRTWRGERMFNVAHGHDHHDDHDHKHHHGHTESEGLALAVEGYQDAHERAHAEDIRKRFSHREVTTGQIVVFGLTGGLIPCPAAITVLLLCLQVKEVALGGMLVLCFSIGLAITLVTVGAAAAIGARQASNRWPWLGTLARRAPYVSGVLIIAVGLYVGFHGWLGLTA; this comes from the coding sequence ATGCCCGATTTTGCTCAACTGCTGCAACAAGGCGGGGCCAACGCCTGGCTGTATTTCCCCAGTGCGGTTCTGCTCGGCGCTTTGCATGGCCTGGAACCGGGCCATTCGAAAACAATGATGGCGGCGTTCATCGTCGCCATTCGTGGCTCGGTCAAACAGGCCGTGCTGTTGGGCCTGGCCGCGACGTTGTCGCACACGGCGGTGGTCTGGCTGGTGGCGATTGGCGGAATGTACCTGGGCGCCGGGCTGGATGCGCAGACCACCGAGCCGTACTTTCAGCTGGCGTCTGCGGCGTTGATCATTGCGATTGCGCTATGGATGTTGTGGCGGACCTGGCGGGGTGAGCGGATGTTCAACGTTGCTCATGGGCATGATCATCATGACGATCATGATCACAAGCATCACCATGGTCACACCGAATCGGAAGGTCTGGCGCTGGCAGTTGAAGGTTATCAGGACGCCCATGAGCGCGCGCATGCCGAGGATATTCGCAAGCGCTTTAGCCATCGCGAAGTGACAACGGGGCAGATTGTTGTATTCGGTTTGACCGGCGGTTTGATCCCCTGCCCCGCCGCGATCACCGTTCTGCTGCTGTGTTTGCAAGTCAAAGAGGTCGCGCTGGGCGGCATGCTGGTGTTGTGTTTCAGCATCGGCTTGGCGATCACTCTGGTGACCGTGGGAGCTGCGGCGGCGATTGGCGCCAGACAGGCGTCCAATCGTTGGCCGTGGTTGGGCACATTGGCGCGGAGGGCGCCGTATGTGTCTGGCGTTCTGATTATCGCGGTTGGGCTTTACGTCGGTTTCCACGGCTGGCTGGGCCTGACCGCATGA
- a CDS encoding metal-sensing transcriptional repressor, with protein sequence MSKHTHEHGHAHVHQSHEAIIKRLKRADGHLRGIITMIEEGRECVDIAQQLHAVEKAICQAKRTLIQDHIDHCLEDTVSALGNGERAPLEAFKQITKYL encoded by the coding sequence ATGAGTAAGCACACACACGAACACGGGCATGCTCATGTTCACCAAAGCCACGAAGCAATCATCAAACGCCTCAAGCGTGCGGACGGTCATTTGCGCGGCATCATCACGATGATCGAAGAAGGCCGCGAGTGCGTGGACATCGCCCAGCAACTGCACGCGGTTGAAAAAGCCATCTGCCAGGCCAAGCGCACGTTGATTCAGGATCACATCGACCATTGCCTGGAAGACACCGTCTCGGCACTGGGCAACGGCGAGCGCGCACCGCTGGAAGCGTTCAAACAAATCACCAAATACCTCTAG